A window of the Streptomyces griseochromogenes genome harbors these coding sequences:
- a CDS encoding glycosyltransferase family 2 protein, with protein MNIVSVVTPVHGDAARFLPDAYASLLSQDLPDGWSWEWCVQEDGSDVRARSHLPADDPRIRVSASRAGGPHVARTMAFARSTGRYVKTLDSDDQLTPGALARDVAVLEEHASVGWTTSRVVDLLEDGSTVSFELSDPRPGRLLRGSAFDFWAEHRRPHVHPATLCVRRPLMALLGGWMALPASGDTGLLLGLDALADGWFIGDTGLMYRKHGGQITAHPDHRNGAEWEARMSLIREHAEALRAWAAGKDAVGGEQR; from the coding sequence ATGAACATCGTCTCGGTCGTGACTCCTGTGCACGGCGACGCCGCGCGCTTCCTTCCCGACGCGTACGCCTCCCTGCTCTCCCAGGACCTTCCCGACGGATGGTCATGGGAATGGTGCGTGCAGGAGGACGGGAGCGACGTCCGCGCGCGGTCGCATCTTCCGGCGGACGATCCGCGCATCCGCGTCTCGGCGTCGCGAGCCGGCGGCCCGCACGTGGCACGAACGATGGCGTTCGCCCGGTCGACCGGCCGCTACGTGAAGACCCTGGACTCCGACGATCAGCTCACCCCCGGGGCACTCGCGCGTGACGTCGCCGTGCTGGAGGAACACGCTTCGGTGGGCTGGACGACGTCCCGGGTCGTCGATCTCCTCGAGGACGGCAGCACCGTGTCGTTCGAGCTCAGCGATCCGCGGCCGGGCAGGCTTCTGCGGGGGAGCGCATTCGATTTCTGGGCCGAGCACCGTCGCCCTCACGTCCACCCCGCCACGCTCTGCGTCCGGCGCCCTTTGATGGCGCTGCTGGGTGGCTGGATGGCCCTGCCCGCCTCGGGCGACACCGGTCTTCTCCTCGGTCTGGACGCTCTGGCGGACGGATGGTTCATCGGTGACACCGGGCTGATGTACCGCAAGCACGGCGGTCAGATCACGGCCCACCCCGATCACCGCAACGGTGCGGAGTGGGAAGCCCGGATGTCGCTGATCCGGGAGCACGCGGAGGCTCTCCGGGCCTGGGCCGCCGGCAAGGACGCCGTGGGGGGCGAGCAGCGCTGA
- a CDS encoding AMP-dependent synthetase/ligase, with product MREFSLPALYEVPADGNLTDIVRRNAAQHPDVAVIARKVGGAWQDVTATQFLAEVHAAAKGLIAAGVQPGDRVGLMSRTRYEWTLLDFAIWCAGAVTVPVYETSSPEQVQWILSDSGATACVVELDGHAAAVDAVRDTLPALKHVWQIEAGGLEELGRLGQDVADATVEERSSLARADDPATIVYTSGTTGRPKGCVLTHRSFFAECGNIVERLRPLFRTGECSVLLFLPLAHVFGRLVQIAPMMAPIKLGCVPDIKHLTDELAAFRPTLILGVPRVFEKVYNSARAKAQADGKGAIFDKAADTAIAYSKALDTPSGAPLGLKIKHKVFDKLVYSKLRAVLGGRGEYAISGGAPLGERLGHFFRGIGFTVLEGYGLTESCAATAFNPWDRQKIGTVGQPLPGSVIRIADDGEVLLHGEHLFKEYWNNPGATAEALADGWFHTGDIGTLDEDGYLRITGRKKEIIVTAGGKNVAPAVIEDRIRAHALVAECMVVGDGRPFVGALVTIDEEFLGRWAEEHGKPAGSTAASLREDADLIAAIQDAVDDGNAAVSKAESVRKFRILSSQFSEESGHLTPSLKLKRNVVAKDYANEIEAIYAK from the coding sequence TTGCGCGAGTTCAGCCTTCCGGCTTTGTACGAGGTCCCCGCGGACGGCAACCTGACCGACATCGTCCGCAGAAACGCCGCGCAGCATCCCGACGTCGCCGTCATCGCCCGCAAGGTCGGCGGCGCCTGGCAGGACGTGACGGCCACGCAGTTCCTGGCCGAGGTGCACGCCGCCGCCAAGGGCCTCATCGCCGCCGGCGTGCAGCCCGGGGACCGGGTCGGCCTGATGTCGAGGACGCGCTACGAGTGGACGCTCCTCGACTTCGCGATCTGGTGCGCCGGCGCGGTCACCGTGCCGGTGTACGAGACCAGCTCGCCGGAGCAGGTGCAGTGGATCCTGTCCGACTCGGGCGCGACCGCCTGTGTCGTGGAACTGGACGGCCACGCGGCCGCGGTGGACGCGGTGCGCGACACGCTGCCCGCCCTCAAGCACGTCTGGCAGATCGAGGCCGGCGGCCTGGAGGAGCTGGGCCGGCTCGGGCAGGACGTCGCGGACGCGACCGTGGAGGAGCGCTCCTCGCTCGCCCGCGCCGACGACCCGGCGACCATCGTCTACACGAGCGGTACGACGGGCCGCCCCAAGGGGTGCGTGCTGACCCACCGCAGCTTCTTCGCCGAGTGCGGGAACATCGTGGAGCGGCTGCGGCCGCTGTTCCGCACCGGTGAGTGCTCGGTGCTGCTCTTCCTCCCGCTCGCGCATGTCTTCGGACGGCTCGTGCAGATCGCGCCGATGATGGCGCCGATCAAGCTGGGCTGCGTGCCGGACATCAAGCACCTCACCGACGAGCTGGCCGCCTTCCGGCCGACGCTGATCCTCGGCGTACCGCGCGTGTTCGAGAAGGTCTACAACTCCGCGCGCGCCAAGGCGCAGGCGGACGGCAAGGGCGCGATCTTCGACAAGGCCGCGGACACCGCGATCGCCTACAGCAAGGCGCTGGACACCCCGTCGGGCGCGCCCCTGGGCCTGAAGATCAAGCACAAGGTCTTCGACAAGCTGGTCTACAGCAAGCTGCGCGCGGTCCTCGGCGGCCGGGGCGAGTACGCCATCTCCGGCGGTGCCCCGCTGGGCGAGCGGCTCGGCCACTTCTTCCGCGGCATCGGCTTCACGGTGCTGGAGGGCTACGGCCTGACCGAATCCTGCGCGGCGACCGCGTTCAACCCCTGGGACCGGCAGAAGATCGGCACGGTCGGCCAGCCGCTGCCGGGCTCGGTGATCCGGATAGCGGACGACGGCGAGGTGCTGCTGCACGGCGAGCACCTGTTCAAGGAGTACTGGAACAACCCGGGCGCGACCGCGGAGGCGCTCGCCGACGGCTGGTTCCACACGGGTGACATCGGCACCCTCGACGAGGACGGCTACCTCAGGATCACCGGTCGCAAGAAGGAGATCATCGTCACCGCGGGCGGCAAGAACGTGGCCCCGGCCGTGATCGAGGACCGCATCCGGGCGCACGCGCTGGTCGCGGAGTGCATGGTGGTGGGCGACGGGCGGCCGTTCGTGGGCGCGCTGGTCACCATCGACGAGGAGTTCCTGGGCCGTTGGGCCGAGGAGCACGGCAAGCCGGCGGGCTCCACCGCGGCGTCGCTGCGCGAGGACGCGGACCTGATCGCCGCGATCCAGGACGCGGTCGACGACGGCAACGCCGCGGTGTCGAAGGCGGAATCGGTGCGGAAGTTCCGCATTCTGTCCTCCCAGTTCTCGGAGGAGTCGGGCCACCTCACCCCGTCGCTGAAGCTCAAGCGGAACGTGGTGGCGAAGGACTACGCGAACGAGATCGAGGCGATCTACGCGAAGTAG